TATGGCTCAGCGGATATCTTTCCGCGCATGCAGCGGGATCTTTGCAAACGTCTGTATCTGCTCAGGCGCTGTCTCAGGCAGTCGCGGTGGCAACAGGCCCAACCCATCACGCCACAGCCTCCCGGGAGGTGACGGTGCTTTTCGGATCGCAGACCGGCAACAGCCAAGGCTTGGCCAAGGAGTTTTCCCGAAAGCTGGAAGAGCGAGGTTTTCAGGCAACACTCAGTTCCATGGGCGACTTCAAGCCTACGAATCTAAAGAATCTCCGAAACTTGTTGGTTGTGGTGAGCACCCACGGGGAAGGGGAGCCGCCGGACAGCGCCCTGCTTTTCTTTGAGTTCCTCCACAGCAAGAGAGCGCCTCGTTTGGAGGACCTGCGGTATTCCGTGCTCGCTTTGGGAGACAGCTCTTACGAGTTTTTCTGCAAAACCGGCAAGGATTTCGACAGACGTTTGGAGGAGTTGGGTGGTCAGCGTCTTTTCCCGCGTGTGGATTGTGACGTTGACTTCGATGAACCTGCGGCAGAGTGGTTTGAAGGCGTCTTGGGCGCCCTGAGTGGAACGCAAGAGGTTCCTTCTGTCGCAGCGGAAGCTAATACAGCGCTGCAAAAAGCACAGGCAACAGAGGCCGTTTATTCGAGGACTAACCCATTTTATGCGGAGGTCCTGGAGAATTTGAATCTTAACGGCCGTGGATCGAATCGGGAAACCCGGCACCTCGAAATATCCCTTGCAGGATCCAATTTGCAGTATGAACCGGGTGATTGTTTGGGCATTTACCCGCAAAACCCCCCTGAGCTCGTGGACAAACTGATTGGTGCCATGGGCTGGAATCCTGATGAGCCCGTTTTGGTGAATAAAAAGGGTGAAGAGTGTGCACTTCGGGAGGCGTTGCTCTCCCACTACGAGATCACGGTGTTGACAAAGCCCTTAATGGAGCAAACGGCCCAGCTGTCTTCAAGCGTCGGGCTGCGCGAGCTTTTGGAACCAGGACGGGAGCAGGAACTCAGAACCTATCTTAACGGCAGGGATCTGTTAGATCTGGTGCAGGATTTCTCACTGCGGGGGCTGCCTGCAGGCGAATTCGTACCGATCCTGCGGAAAATGCCGGCACGTCTCTACTCGATCGCCAGCAGTTCAAAGGCTAACCCGGACGAGGTGCACGTCACCATCCGAACCGTGCGTTACCATGCGCACGGACGAGAGCGGTATGGCGTCTGCTCCGTGTACTGCGCAGACCGTGTACAGCCGGGTGACACCTTGCCGGTTTACGTCCATCACAATCCGAATTTCAAACTTCCCTCCGATCCTGATACACCCGTGATTATGATCGGTCCGGGAACGGGTGTGGCCCCTTTTCGGGCCTTTCTGGCAGAGCGTGAGGAGATCGGTGCCAAAGGGAAAACGTGGTTGTTCTACGGGGATCAGCACTTCAGTACGGACTTCCTGTATCAGCTCGACTGGCAGAAGTGGCTTAAAGAGGGAGTCCTGACGCGGATGGATGTAGCTTTCTCCCGCGATACCTCTGAGAAGGTGTACGTGCAGCACCGCATGTTGGAGAAAAGCAAGGATCTCTTCCGGTGGTTGGAGGAAGGGGCCCATGTATATGTTTGCGGCGATGAGAAGCACATGGCACATGACGTTCACGCTGCGCTGGCCACGATTCTGGAACAAGAGGGCGGTATGAGCAGGGAAGAAGCTCTGGCCTATCTGTCTGACATGCAGCAGCAGAAGCGTTACCAGCGTGATGTGTACTAAGACATACATCAAGAACGAAAGCGAGGGAAGGGCATGGCACAAAATCCAATGGGTCTGTCTCAGGGGGCTCCCAGCGATGTGGAGCGTATCAAGCGCGAGAGTCGCTACCTGAGAGGGACGCTTTCAGAGTCGATAGAAGATCCAATCACCGGTTCCGTCCCCCATGACGACGAACGGTTGACGAAATTCCACGGGAGCTATATGCAGGATGACCGAGATTTGCGCAACGAACGCAAACGGCAGAAGTTAGAACCCGCCTACGGGTTCATGGTGCGTGTGCGGGCTCCTGGCGGTGTTGTTACGCCGGAACAGTGGCTGGTTCTGGACCGTCTGGCCCAAAACTATGGAGGCGGTACGCTGCGCCTGACCACTCGGCAGTCCTTCCAGTTCCACCGTATTCTCAAGTGGAATCTGAAGAAGACGATTCGCGAGGTAAACGATGCGCTGTTGACCACGTTGGCCGCCTGCGGCGATGTGAACCGCAATGTCATGTGTAATCCAAATCCGTACCAGTCGGAAGTTCATGAAGAGGTATACGAGTGGGCCAAGCGGCTTAGTGAACACCTCAAGCCGCAGACAACCGCCTATCATGAAATCTGGCTCGACGGGGAAAAAGTGGTAGACAGCCGGGAGGCTGCGGAAGAAGTGGAGCCCATTTACGGGCCTGTATATCTGCCGCGAAAATTCAAAATCGGAATTGCGGTCCCACCGACCAATGATGTGGATGTGTTTTCCCAGGATTTGGGCCTGATAGCCATTTATGAAGAAGGACGGCTGCTGGGATTCAACGTGGCGGTCGGAGGCGGTATGGGGATGACGTACGGAGATGAGAAGACGTATCCGCAAGTGGCCAGAGTGATTGGGTTCTGCCCGGCGGACCGGATTATTGACTTGGCCGAGAAGACGGTCATGATCCAACGGGATTATGGCGATCGCTCCGTCCGGAAGCACGCCCGGTTCAAATACACGATCGACGACCGTGGCATAGAGTGGTTTATGACCGAACTCCATGACAGGCTGGGGTGGAAGCTTGACGAAGCTCGGCCTTACCATTTTGAACGAAACGGTGACCGGTTTGGCTGGGTGAAGGGGAGTAACGACAGATGGCATCTCACCCTTTTTATCCAGAACGGAAGGATTGTGGATGGGGATACCCCTCTGATGACCGGCCTGCGCGAAATCGCCAAGATTCACTCTGGGGACTTTCGACTTACGCCGAACCAGAACCTCATCATCGCCAACGTTACCAGCCAGAT
The sequence above is a segment of the Effusibacillus dendaii genome. Coding sequences within it:
- a CDS encoding assimilatory sulfite reductase (NADPH) flavoprotein subunit is translated as MQLQVMNSPFNQEQIELLNRLLPTLTETQKIWLSGYLSAHAAGSLQTSVSAQALSQAVAVATGPTHHATASREVTVLFGSQTGNSQGLAKEFSRKLEERGFQATLSSMGDFKPTNLKNLRNLLVVVSTHGEGEPPDSALLFFEFLHSKRAPRLEDLRYSVLALGDSSYEFFCKTGKDFDRRLEELGGQRLFPRVDCDVDFDEPAAEWFEGVLGALSGTQEVPSVAAEANTALQKAQATEAVYSRTNPFYAEVLENLNLNGRGSNRETRHLEISLAGSNLQYEPGDCLGIYPQNPPELVDKLIGAMGWNPDEPVLVNKKGEECALREALLSHYEITVLTKPLMEQTAQLSSSVGLRELLEPGREQELRTYLNGRDLLDLVQDFSLRGLPAGEFVPILRKMPARLYSIASSSKANPDEVHVTIRTVRYHAHGRERYGVCSVYCADRVQPGDTLPVYVHHNPNFKLPSDPDTPVIMIGPGTGVAPFRAFLAEREEIGAKGKTWLFYGDQHFSTDFLYQLDWQKWLKEGVLTRMDVAFSRDTSEKVYVQHRMLEKSKDLFRWLEEGAHVYVCGDEKHMAHDVHAALATILEQEGGMSREEALAYLSDMQQQKRYQRDVY
- the cysI gene encoding assimilatory sulfite reductase (NADPH) hemoprotein subunit yields the protein MAQNPMGLSQGAPSDVERIKRESRYLRGTLSESIEDPITGSVPHDDERLTKFHGSYMQDDRDLRNERKRQKLEPAYGFMVRVRAPGGVVTPEQWLVLDRLAQNYGGGTLRLTTRQSFQFHRILKWNLKKTIREVNDALLTTLAACGDVNRNVMCNPNPYQSEVHEEVYEWAKRLSEHLKPQTTAYHEIWLDGEKVVDSREAAEEVEPIYGPVYLPRKFKIGIAVPPTNDVDVFSQDLGLIAIYEEGRLLGFNVAVGGGMGMTYGDEKTYPQVARVIGFCPADRIIDLAEKTVMIQRDYGDRSVRKHARFKYTIDDRGIEWFMTELHDRLGWKLDEARPYHFERNGDRFGWVKGSNDRWHLTLFIQNGRIVDGDTPLMTGLREIAKIHSGDFRLTPNQNLIIANVTSQIKPKIEELVKQYGLTDGLEHSGLRRNSIACVALPTCGLAMAEAERYLPALLEKIEVILDEVGLRQEEIVIRMSGCPNGCARPALAEIAFTGKAPGKYNLYLGGGFAGQRLNKLFRENIGETEILETLRPIIHHYAQERHEGEHFGDFVIRAGYVKEVRSGLDYHE